A genomic window from Alkalihalobacillus sp. AL-G includes:
- a CDS encoding reverse transcriptase-like protein — translation MIEIYIDGASSGNPGPSGAGIFIKGLSTGPETYSVPIGIMTNHEAEYLALIHGLTICIEKGYKVVSFRTDSQLVEQAVEKEYVKKNLYQPLLQQVLFLKDELDLFFIKWIPSSQNKNADELARKAIQMNR, via the coding sequence TTGATTGAAATCTATATTGATGGTGCAAGCTCAGGCAACCCAGGTCCTTCCGGTGCCGGAATCTTTATAAAAGGCCTCTCTACAGGACCAGAAACGTATTCAGTCCCGATCGGTATCATGACCAACCATGAAGCCGAATATCTCGCATTGATCCATGGACTGACCATTTGCATTGAAAAAGGCTACAAGGTCGTTTCGTTCCGTACGGATTCCCAGTTGGTAGAACAGGCGGTCGAAAAAGAATACGTTAAGAAAAACCTATACCAACCTCTCTTACAGCAAGTCTTGTTTTTGAAAGATGAGCTCGACCTCTTTTTTATAAAATGGATCCCAAGCTCTCAAAACAAAAACGCAGATGAATTAGCCCGAAAAGCGATTCAGATGAATCGCTAA
- a CDS encoding type 1 glutamine amidotransferase domain-containing protein, with protein sequence MRLSDKRIIAFVENDFEDLEMWYPVLRLREEGATVHVVGDQENKEYKGKYGVPIVSDYSYHDVNYLEYDAVLVPGGWAPDKLRRDAKIIEIVQFMNDQKRVIGQICHAGWVLISAGILQGKKVTSTPGIKDDMMNAGAEWSDDSVVVDGHIVSSRRPPDLPDYLKELINVIENNNGK encoded by the coding sequence ATGAGACTATCTGACAAAAGAATCATCGCTTTTGTTGAGAATGATTTTGAAGATTTGGAAATGTGGTATCCTGTGTTGCGATTACGTGAAGAGGGTGCAACTGTTCATGTGGTCGGCGATCAAGAAAATAAGGAATACAAAGGTAAGTATGGTGTTCCTATTGTTTCAGACTATAGTTACCACGATGTTAATTACCTAGAGTACGACGCGGTGCTTGTTCCGGGTGGTTGGGCACCTGACAAACTCCGTCGAGACGCGAAAATCATCGAGATTGTCCAGTTTATGAACGATCAGAAGCGGGTCATCGGTCAAATTTGCCACGCTGGTTGGGTCCTTATTTCGGCTGGGATTCTTCAGGGTAAAAAGGTTACAAGTACACCTGGGATTAAGGATGATATGATGAACGCGGGGGCTGAGTGGTCGGATGATTCGGTTGTTGTCGATGGCCACATCGTTTCAAGCAGACGCCCACCTGATTTACCTGATTATTTAAAAGAACTGATCAACGTGATCGAGAATAACAATGGAAAATAA
- a CDS encoding zinc-finger domain-containing protein — translation MERRVVTKEIEWTLNTYCRECFVRDAFKKDYGKNFSQRFCNRDCSIGQRLQKLGESLSSKQMEK, via the coding sequence ATGGAGCGAAGGGTTGTGACAAAGGAAATCGAATGGACGTTGAACACGTATTGCCGGGAGTGTTTTGTCCGTGATGCGTTTAAAAAGGATTACGGAAAAAACTTTTCGCAGCGATTTTGTAATCGTGATTGCTCAATCGGACAACGTCTACAGAAACTTGGAGAATCACTTTCATCTAAACAAATGGAGAAATAA
- a CDS encoding DUF6123 family protein encodes MHVQSTGEYIQFLSSKGIHMTEEDIGFIYFGKKYTDSAEEVVNTAIETTLKVQVSFDGSYYVALLEAFKEAGVKDNHGAKRFVRNRIDSINIHTKHSIS; translated from the coding sequence ATGCATGTTCAATCGACTGGGGAGTATATTCAGTTTTTAAGTAGCAAAGGGATTCATATGACAGAAGAGGATATCGGTTTTATTTATTTTGGAAAAAAGTATACAGATTCAGCCGAGGAAGTGGTGAATACTGCAATCGAAACAACGCTGAAGGTCCAGGTCAGCTTTGATGGCAGTTATTATGTAGCACTCCTTGAAGCGTTTAAAGAAGCTGGTGTGAAGGACAATCACGGTGCCAAACGGTTTGTTCGCAACAGAATTGATTCAATCAACATACATACAAAGCACAGCATTTCTTAG
- a CDS encoding HD domain-containing protein has translation MSRKQEIIEQIKTFAKQKLKGETSGHDWFHIERVRKIATDLSEKEGADLFICEAAVLLHDVIDDKLVKDEEAALLEVKRLLSELNVEDVESAHIVEIITTMSFKGGGNQEMRTIEGKVVQDADRLDALGAIGIARTFMYAGSKGQPMHEPDLSPRMHTMSKEEYRSGKSTAINHFYEKLFQLKDRINTEAGLKIAEERHRYMETFINAFLEEWKK, from the coding sequence GTGTCTAGAAAACAAGAAATCATCGAACAGATTAAAACTTTTGCTAAACAGAAGCTTAAAGGTGAGACGAGCGGGCATGATTGGTTCCATATTGAAAGGGTCCGAAAAATCGCAACCGATCTTTCGGAAAAAGAAGGCGCTGATTTGTTCATTTGCGAAGCAGCTGTCCTTCTTCATGATGTTATTGATGATAAACTCGTTAAGGATGAGGAGGCAGCTCTTCTCGAGGTGAAAAGATTGTTGTCGGAATTAAATGTAGAGGATGTAGAATCCGCTCATATCGTTGAGATCATAACGACGATGTCCTTTAAGGGTGGTGGGAATCAGGAGATGCGAACGATTGAAGGAAAGGTTGTTCAGGATGCTGATCGACTGGATGCACTTGGTGCGATTGGGATTGCTCGAACCTTTATGTATGCGGGATCAAAGGGTCAACCGATGCATGAACCTGACCTTTCACCCCGTATGCATACAATGTCCAAGGAAGAATATCGAAGTGGTAAGAGTACGGCTATCAATCATTTTTATGAAAAATTGTTTCAACTTAAAGACCGGATCAATACGGAGGCTGGATTAAAAATCGCTGAAGAACGTCACCGTTACATGGAGACCTTCATTAATGCGTTTTTAGAGGAATGGAAAAAATAA
- a CDS encoding 2Fe-2S iron-sulfur cluster-binding protein produces MPKVTVPDHGTFEVEQGKKLVLALEDNGIDILHRCGGKAKCTTCKVEVVAGDFGDLTDIEKEAFSRKGIQEGLRLSCQVRVHDDATVLPMMTESSSNMDAGPRPAE; encoded by the coding sequence ATGCCAAAAGTGACAGTACCTGATCATGGAACATTCGAAGTGGAACAAGGGAAAAAGCTCGTACTTGCCCTTGAAGACAACGGGATTGATATCCTCCACCGCTGTGGTGGAAAAGCAAAGTGTACGACATGCAAAGTGGAAGTCGTAGCAGGCGATTTTGGTGATCTGACAGACATTGAAAAAGAAGCTTTCTCACGAAAAGGTATTCAGGAAGGACTACGTTTATCGTGTCAGGTTCGAGTACATGATGATGCAACGGTACTGCCGATGATGACAGAAAGCAGTTCAAATATGGATGCTGGCCCGAGACCTGCAGAATAA
- a CDS encoding S1 RNA-binding domain-containing protein, protein MNSLNPGTTVNLIVERKTELGYILMNSNREEVFLHKSEAPDDIQENQKLNVFLYQDHQGRLAATATMPFIDMNSVAWLEVVGVQRKLGVFVNIGIKKDVLLSKDDLPYDWDNWPKEGDKLYCGLKLDKRGRLFADLATYEEFETLSETAPDTIRNQYLEGYVYRFNEVGAFILTDDRYIAFLHEDEADKKVRLGQRVQVRVTFIREDGRINVSFKAPKEIAYEEDAQKLLDYLSEHDGFMPFHDKSSPEEIKQQFQLSKAAFKRALGKLMKDKKVEQTADGTKLKER, encoded by the coding sequence ATGAATTCGCTCAATCCTGGAACAACAGTTAATCTAATAGTAGAACGTAAGACGGAACTTGGTTACATATTGATGAACTCAAACCGTGAAGAGGTGTTTCTTCATAAATCGGAAGCCCCTGATGATATTCAGGAGAATCAAAAATTGAACGTATTTTTATACCAAGACCATCAAGGTAGGCTTGCCGCAACTGCGACGATGCCATTTATTGATATGAACAGTGTGGCATGGCTCGAGGTCGTTGGAGTCCAGCGCAAACTTGGTGTATTCGTTAACATCGGAATCAAAAAAGACGTTCTGCTTTCAAAGGATGATTTACCATATGATTGGGACAACTGGCCAAAAGAAGGGGATAAATTATATTGCGGTTTAAAACTGGATAAAAGAGGTCGCCTTTTTGCGGATTTAGCTACATATGAGGAGTTCGAAACGCTATCAGAAACCGCTCCGGATACGATTCGAAATCAATATCTAGAAGGCTATGTGTATCGGTTTAATGAGGTTGGTGCCTTCATTCTTACAGATGACCGGTATATTGCTTTTCTTCATGAAGATGAAGCAGACAAAAAAGTGAGGCTGGGTCAACGTGTGCAAGTAAGGGTCACGTTTATTCGTGAGGATGGAAGGATCAATGTTTCTTTTAAAGCACCGAAAGAGATTGCCTATGAAGAGGACGCACAAAAACTACTCGACTATTTATCTGAGCATGATGGGTTTATGCCCTTTCATGACAAATCCTCACCCGAAGAGATCAAGCAACAGTTTCAACTATCAAAAGCTGCATTCAAGCGGGCGCTCGGGAAGCTGATGAAGGATAAAAAAGTGGAGCAGACTGCGGATGGAACGAAATTAAAAGAACGATAA
- a CDS encoding formate--tetrahydrofolate ligase — translation MADKKTFKSDIEIAQEAKLVPIQEIAEQLHLKEDELEPYGRYKAKISLDVMDRLKENEDGKVVLVTSINPTPAGEGKSTVTVGLGQALNKIGKKAIIALREPSLGPSMGMKGGAAGGGYSQVMPMEEINLHFTGDLHAITTANNALAALIDNHIHQGNELDIDTRRIVWKRVVDMNDRALRNVVVGLGGPVQGVPREDGFDITVASEIMAIFCLARNIRDLKERLSNMVVAYNKDKKPVTVKDLGVEGALTLLLKDALQPNLVQTLENTPALIHGGPFANIAHGCNSVIATKMATKLGDYVVTESGFGADLGAEKFLDIKARYGEIDPSLVVVVATIRALKMHGGVPKDQLGTKDLEALEKGMVNLQKHIDTVKAFGLPFVVALNHFVKDTDSEVEFVKEWCANQGVEVAVAKVWEDGGKGGEELAQKVVNMVESSENNYKPLYELDSSIEEKIDSIVKTVYGGAGFELSTKAKKQLKEFKANGWGDLPVCMAKTQYSLSDDPTLLGRPEGFKVTIREFRASIGAGFIVALTGNVMTMPGLPKKPAALNMDVTDDGKAVGLF, via the coding sequence ATGGCAGACAAAAAAACGTTCAAATCAGACATCGAGATTGCCCAAGAGGCGAAACTAGTACCGATTCAAGAAATAGCAGAGCAATTGCATTTAAAAGAAGATGAGTTGGAGCCATATGGCCGTTATAAAGCGAAAATCTCGCTTGATGTAATGGACCGGTTAAAAGAGAACGAGGACGGAAAGGTAGTGCTTGTCACGTCGATTAACCCGACACCAGCTGGAGAAGGAAAATCAACAGTTACGGTCGGACTTGGACAGGCTCTTAATAAAATTGGAAAAAAGGCAATCATCGCCTTGCGCGAACCATCACTTGGACCAAGCATGGGGATGAAAGGCGGAGCGGCAGGCGGCGGTTATTCACAAGTGATGCCAATGGAGGAAATCAACCTTCATTTCACTGGTGATCTCCATGCGATTACGACTGCAAACAATGCGCTTGCGGCGTTAATCGATAACCACATCCATCAAGGAAATGAACTCGACATCGATACAAGAAGAATCGTTTGGAAGCGGGTTGTTGATATGAATGACCGCGCACTACGAAATGTCGTCGTCGGTCTCGGCGGTCCGGTGCAAGGTGTACCGCGTGAAGATGGATTTGATATTACAGTTGCATCTGAAATCATGGCGATTTTCTGTTTAGCACGAAATATTCGTGATTTGAAGGAACGTCTTTCTAACATGGTCGTTGCCTATAATAAGGATAAAAAGCCTGTTACTGTAAAGGATCTTGGTGTGGAAGGCGCATTAACCTTATTATTGAAGGATGCACTCCAGCCTAATCTCGTTCAGACGTTAGAAAATACACCGGCATTGATTCACGGTGGCCCATTTGCAAACATTGCACACGGGTGTAATAGTGTCATTGCCACGAAAATGGCCACTAAGCTAGGAGATTATGTCGTTACGGAATCTGGTTTCGGTGCCGATCTTGGAGCAGAAAAGTTCCTTGACATTAAAGCACGCTATGGGGAAATTGATCCAAGCCTTGTCGTTGTGGTTGCAACGATTCGCGCGCTGAAAATGCATGGAGGTGTTCCGAAAGATCAGCTGGGTACAAAAGATCTTGAAGCCCTTGAAAAAGGAATGGTCAATCTCCAGAAGCATATTGATACGGTCAAAGCGTTTGGATTACCATTTGTCGTCGCACTTAACCATTTTGTAAAAGATACCGATAGTGAAGTGGAATTCGTTAAGGAATGGTGTGCGAACCAAGGTGTCGAGGTTGCGGTTGCGAAGGTTTGGGAAGATGGCGGTAAAGGTGGAGAGGAACTCGCACAGAAAGTCGTGAACATGGTCGAGTCTTCAGAAAACAACTATAAGCCACTGTACGAGCTTGATAGTTCTATAGAAGAGAAAATCGATTCAATTGTTAAAACGGTTTACGGTGGAGCAGGGTTCGAACTATCTACTAAAGCGAAAAAGCAACTCAAAGAATTCAAAGCCAACGGATGGGGCGATCTACCAGTTTGTATGGCGAAAACGCAATATTCCCTTTCTGATGATCCGACGTTACTTGGACGTCCTGAAGGGTTTAAAGTTACAATTCGAGAATTCCGTGCTTCCATAGGAGCAGGATTCATCGTTGCATTGACTGGAAACGTGATGACGATGCCAGGTTTACCGAAAAAACCAGCAGCATTGAATATGGACGTAACCGACGACGGGAAAGCAGTCGGACTGTTCTAA
- a CDS encoding cysteine hydrolase family protein → MKALIVIDYTNDFVADDGRLTCGEAGQSIESRITELTDSFISNDDYVVFAVDVHDKDDTYHPEYTLFPPHNIRGTTGRKQFGSLNTCYQSSKEKIYWMDKTRYSAFAGTDLELKLRERGISELHLVGVCTDICVLHTAVDGYNKGFKLVIHEDAVQSFNPAGHDWALDHFNNTLGAKVVKANEDPNDS, encoded by the coding sequence ATGAAAGCTTTGATCGTAATAGATTATACGAACGATTTTGTGGCAGACGATGGCCGTTTGACATGCGGAGAAGCAGGGCAATCGATTGAATCGAGAATTACAGAACTGACAGACTCATTTATCTCAAACGATGATTATGTTGTTTTTGCGGTGGATGTTCATGACAAGGACGACACGTATCATCCGGAATACACATTATTTCCGCCGCATAATATTCGAGGAACTACTGGTCGGAAACAATTTGGTTCGTTGAATACGTGTTACCAGTCATCAAAAGAAAAAATATATTGGATGGATAAAACTAGATACAGTGCGTTTGCCGGAACGGATCTTGAATTGAAGCTACGAGAACGTGGAATCTCTGAGCTTCATCTTGTTGGTGTTTGTACCGATATCTGTGTACTTCATACTGCTGTGGATGGGTATAACAAAGGGTTTAAGCTTGTCATTCATGAAGACGCCGTTCAAAGCTTTAATCCTGCTGGTCATGACTGGGCATTGGATCATTTTAATAATACGCTCGGGGCAAAGGTAGTGAAAGCGAACGAGGACCCTAATGACAGCTAA
- a CDS encoding DUF3298 and DUF4163 domain-containing protein: MYDVISPVQVITITVEKPGTKVKYPKLVCMDDRDVGININKQILLLVQRLREEGDQPNTTVSITYTIKVNKNGVLSVIFLLDYYTAGAAHGMQVQKALTFSTINGTCFPFPSLFRMNSYYKTRLSRYAKAYIKSENITLIEEYKGITDEQEYYLTNDTLVLFYQLYEYTPYAYGFLEIPVPFEVVQTLVDKKSPIAQLTSR; the protein is encoded by the coding sequence ATGTATGATGTCATCAGTCCTGTCCAGGTCATTACGATAACAGTGGAAAAGCCCGGAACAAAGGTCAAATATCCTAAACTTGTATGTATGGATGATCGCGATGTAGGAATAAACATAAATAAACAAATTCTTTTGCTCGTACAAAGACTCCGGGAAGAAGGTGATCAGCCTAATACTACTGTGTCTATCACCTATACGATAAAGGTGAATAAAAATGGCGTATTGAGCGTTATATTTTTACTCGATTATTATACAGCTGGTGCAGCCCATGGGATGCAGGTTCAGAAAGCGTTAACCTTTTCGACAATCAATGGTACATGTTTTCCGTTCCCTTCATTGTTTAGGATGAACAGCTATTATAAAACGAGATTATCACGATATGCTAAAGCGTATATTAAGTCGGAGAACATCACGTTGATTGAAGAATATAAGGGCATTACCGATGAACAAGAGTATTATTTAACAAACGATACATTGGTTTTGTTTTACCAACTGTATGAATACACACCATATGCTTACGGTTTCCTTGAAATTCCTGTGCCGTTTGAGGTGGTTCAAACGCTTGTAGACAAAAAAAGTCCCATCGCACAATTGACGTCAAGATAA
- a CDS encoding DEAD/DEAH box helicase, protein MITYYHLQMTFIPSLDEKGKFFIWMTQPNGEPIKMSQTRFQWIIGEADLAHVFTGETDEMKTLMMEWNDEFYEVEGVLVDMWRVYLFLQNKVANTVSGAVQIGESFLYWETVARSLDSLIRNGHYYPTMYAISKDSRQFIYAQWMLSRNVLDDEGSLSTWLKTASPLIFAFEHLATSPIREWQNLMIDLWTDQVIKLLLNSEEEPLPFIDQTDTTLTKLWHKALTKNQSGFFHVVEEKQQVQQLHVLVREIRKWHSQVSSDSYRPLEKGLIHFKQQFIQSGIKPEQLVIHCKPVSSTNLMLWDLDVQLKGLFEGRNVYLPVNDSKIMRSHTKRWVEDRLDYMIQMDDNLYQTRNRIFKIGTTEVPFSSLQSMKINEKLLASMDIQLLFPEGWDLKEINEAEVDVSLSVSNQDQNGIGLGSILEFDWRIAVGELSLSVLEFKRLVEQQQFLIQQGQKWISLPARKLEKIYDELIALEPLVKKRSNFSSLVGVKSTHDDYENEIDLHIDRETKDYLQSFLQPVQKQYVVPESFTGTLRPYQQKGYEWLRSLRDKRIGACLADDMGLGKTIQAIVYLLDSGQQDGPHLIVCPTSVLGNWKSEFGRFAPSLNVLVHHGIDRLRNTDDFKKECSEQDVIITSYSLVVKDQELFQSINWNSIILDEAQMIKNPATKQSKAVRALKATHRITLTGTPMENKLEELWSISDFLNPGYLGYRASFQQQFIRPIEKKGETERINVLKRLIQPFLLRRSKMQTSIINDLPEKFEEKVSCPLTKEQASLYQSVVEELKEKLFTATGMERRGLILGGITRLKQVCNHPSLLTREQPILTHSGKMQQANLIINEKVEKGENVLLFTQYVKMGKLLKGLLKEIDPESTIYFLHGGVPSQKREELLKKFKEPRSNRCIFILSIKAGGVGLNLTEANHVIHLDRWWNPAVENQATDRAYRIGQQQNVQVYKMITKGTLEEGIDRLIDRKSQLTSQIVTNQNQWVTELSDSEFIELIQLREKVLT, encoded by the coding sequence ATGATTACATACTATCACCTACAAATGACATTCATACCGTCTCTTGATGAAAAAGGGAAGTTTTTCATCTGGATGACACAACCAAATGGCGAACCGATCAAAATGTCACAGACTCGTTTCCAATGGATTATCGGCGAAGCGGATCTAGCACATGTATTTACTGGTGAGACGGATGAGATGAAGACATTGATGATGGAATGGAACGATGAGTTCTATGAAGTTGAAGGTGTCCTTGTCGATATGTGGCGGGTCTATTTATTCCTGCAGAACAAGGTTGCCAACACCGTATCAGGTGCTGTTCAGATCGGGGAAAGCTTTCTATATTGGGAGACCGTCGCGAGAAGCCTCGATTCATTAATACGTAATGGTCACTACTATCCTACGATGTATGCCATCTCAAAGGATAGTCGGCAATTCATTTATGCGCAATGGATGTTAAGTCGAAACGTTCTCGATGATGAAGGAAGTCTTTCTACGTGGTTGAAAACGGCATCGCCACTCATTTTTGCTTTCGAACATCTTGCAACATCACCAATTCGTGAGTGGCAAAACCTGATGATCGATTTATGGACCGACCAAGTTATCAAATTATTATTGAACTCAGAAGAAGAGCCACTTCCTTTTATCGATCAAACCGACACGACGCTTACAAAATTATGGCATAAAGCCCTTACCAAGAATCAGTCCGGTTTCTTTCATGTTGTGGAGGAAAAACAACAGGTTCAACAGCTGCATGTTTTGGTCAGAGAGATTCGAAAGTGGCACTCGCAAGTAAGTTCAGATTCATACAGACCGCTTGAAAAAGGACTCATTCATTTTAAGCAACAGTTTATCCAATCTGGGATCAAGCCTGAACAGTTAGTCATTCATTGCAAGCCAGTATCAAGTACGAATTTGATGCTATGGGATTTGGATGTTCAGCTTAAAGGATTGTTTGAGGGTCGGAATGTCTATTTACCTGTCAACGATTCTAAAATTATGCGTTCCCATACGAAAAGGTGGGTTGAAGACAGGCTGGATTACATGATTCAAATGGATGATAACCTGTACCAAACAAGAAACCGAATCTTTAAAATCGGAACAACAGAGGTTCCTTTTTCGAGTTTACAATCGATGAAGATCAATGAAAAGCTACTGGCGTCAATGGATATCCAGCTCCTTTTTCCAGAAGGTTGGGATTTAAAGGAAATTAATGAAGCGGAAGTCGATGTTTCCCTTTCAGTTTCCAATCAGGACCAAAATGGGATCGGGTTAGGCAGCATCCTTGAATTTGATTGGCGCATCGCAGTCGGCGAACTTTCATTAAGTGTATTGGAATTTAAACGGCTTGTTGAACAACAACAGTTTTTAATACAACAAGGACAAAAGTGGATTTCATTACCCGCGAGAAAGCTTGAAAAGATTTATGATGAATTGATCGCACTTGAACCGCTCGTGAAAAAAAGAAGTAATTTTTCCTCTCTTGTTGGTGTGAAGTCAACCCATGATGACTACGAGAATGAAATCGATCTGCATATCGATCGAGAGACGAAGGATTATTTACAATCGTTTTTACAGCCTGTTCAAAAACAGTATGTCGTGCCGGAGAGCTTTACAGGAACGTTGAGGCCGTATCAGCAGAAAGGCTACGAATGGCTGCGGTCCTTGCGTGATAAACGGATTGGCGCATGCCTTGCGGATGATATGGGTCTAGGGAAAACGATACAAGCGATTGTGTATTTGTTGGATAGCGGTCAACAGGACGGTCCACATCTGATTGTGTGCCCGACATCTGTCCTCGGTAATTGGAAAAGTGAATTCGGACGGTTTGCTCCATCGTTGAACGTGTTGGTACATCATGGTATAGATCGTTTGAGGAATACCGATGATTTTAAAAAAGAGTGTAGTGAGCAGGACGTTATCATTACAAGCTACTCTCTTGTCGTAAAGGATCAAGAACTCTTCCAGTCGATCAACTGGAATTCAATTATATTGGATGAAGCACAAATGATTAAAAATCCAGCAACGAAACAGAGTAAAGCGGTTCGTGCGTTGAAAGCCACTCATCGGATAACGTTGACCGGAACACCGATGGAAAACAAGCTGGAGGAGCTCTGGTCCATTTCTGATTTCTTAAATCCAGGTTACCTCGGCTATCGGGCGTCATTTCAACAACAATTTATCCGTCCAATCGAAAAGAAGGGTGAGACCGAACGAATCAACGTCTTAAAGCGACTCATTCAACCATTCCTGCTGCGAAGATCAAAAATGCAAACGTCGATCATCAACGATCTTCCTGAAAAATTTGAAGAGAAAGTTAGCTGTCCATTGACGAAGGAACAAGCATCACTCTATCAATCGGTTGTCGAGGAATTGAAAGAAAAGTTGTTTACAGCTACCGGAATGGAGCGTAGAGGACTAATTCTCGGCGGTATTACTCGATTGAAGCAAGTATGCAACCACCCATCCTTGCTGACGAGAGAACAACCGATCCTTACGCATTCAGGTAAAATGCAACAAGCTAACCTGATTATCAACGAAAAGGTGGAAAAAGGGGAAAATGTTCTATTGTTTACCCAATACGTTAAGATGGGTAAGTTATTAAAAGGATTGTTGAAGGAAATTGATCCCGAAAGTACAATTTACTTTTTACACGGAGGTGTCCCTTCCCAAAAAAGGGAGGAGCTGTTGAAAAAGTTTAAAGAACCTCGCTCGAACAGGTGTATTTTTATTCTTTCGATCAAGGCAGGAGGGGTCGGCCTCAATTTGACAGAGGCGAACCATGTAATCCATCTTGACCGTTGGTGGAACCCTGCAGTCGAAAACCAAGCAACGGACCGTGCCTATCGAATCGGGCAACAACAAAATGTGCAAGTCTACAAAATGATTACAAAAGGAACGCTAGAAGAGGGAATCGATCGGTTAATTGATCGTAAGTCACAGTTAACGTCCCAAATCGTTACGAATCAAAATCAATGGGTCACGGAACTAAGTGATTCTGAGTTTATTGAACTGATTCAATTGCGGGAAAAGGTGTTGACGTAA
- a CDS encoding SWIM zinc finger family protein, translating to MSDPFKKLKGPVQRWLNQFADRVDYNRFTRGLKLFDQKRIHSFQMYPNHFVCNIRGKQDTYEVIGTFRMDGGLPAPDEYTVTCSCPDDAFICKHAVCATIHFILVRSEGLDSQVVEQNNAARTELIEVPLMRLREKLEIAPNNTLHDLPNDCSHQLMDTGAVIREMHNTILSVLDEVVHGRQGNG from the coding sequence ATGTCCGATCCATTTAAAAAATTGAAGGGGCCAGTTCAAAGGTGGTTGAATCAATTTGCTGACCGTGTTGATTATAACCGTTTTACACGAGGATTGAAGCTATTTGATCAGAAGCGAATCCATTCATTCCAAATGTATCCGAATCATTTTGTGTGTAATATCCGTGGAAAACAGGACACGTATGAGGTGATCGGAACGTTCAGGATGGATGGAGGGTTACCCGCTCCTGATGAGTATACGGTTACTTGCAGCTGTCCGGATGACGCCTTCATTTGTAAGCATGCCGTTTGTGCGACGATTCATTTTATCTTGGTGCGTTCAGAAGGCTTAGATAGTCAAGTGGTTGAACAGAACAACGCTGCACGGACTGAACTGATCGAGGTTCCATTAATGAGGTTACGTGAAAAACTTGAAATTGCACCGAATAATACATTGCATGATCTGCCTAATGACTGCTCACACCAGTTGATGGATACTGGTGCTGTTATACGTGAAATGCATAACACAATTTTAAGTGTTTTGGATGAAGTGGTTCATGGACGTCAAGGGAATGGATGA